From one Amycolatopsis sp. FDAARGOS 1241 genomic stretch:
- a CDS encoding ribonuclease domain-containing protein has protein sequence MVNRRRITAALVGLLVLVLGGWLVKESVGGSSSSAPATPSTSATATAGAAGIAAKLPGGDSGLPVASLSSLPPQARDTWKLIVAGGPFPYPRNDDVVFENREKLLPRKQSGYYHEYTVKTPNSPDRGPRRLVTGQQKELFYTGDHYASFVVVDPNR, from the coding sequence ATGGTCAACCGAAGGCGGATCACCGCGGCACTCGTCGGTCTCCTCGTGCTGGTGCTCGGGGGCTGGCTGGTGAAGGAGTCCGTGGGAGGCTCGTCCTCCTCGGCCCCCGCCACGCCGAGCACGTCCGCCACCGCCACCGCCGGCGCCGCGGGCATCGCCGCGAAGCTGCCCGGCGGCGACTCGGGGCTCCCCGTCGCATCCCTGTCGTCCCTGCCGCCCCAGGCGCGCGACACGTGGAAGCTGATCGTGGCGGGCGGCCCGTTCCCCTACCCGCGCAACGACGACGTCGTGTTCGAGAATCGTGAGAAGCTCTTGCCGCGGAAGCAATCGGGTTACTACCACGAGTACACGGTGAAGACGCCGAACAGCCCCGACCGCGGCCCGCGGCGGCTCGTGACGGGGCAGCAGAAAGAACTGTTCTACACCGGCGACCACTACGCGTCGTTCGTCGTCGTGGACCCGAACCGGTGA
- a CDS encoding barstar family protein, whose protein sequence is MTAGGEAKAAADEAFARGAYPHVVNGATADKAATLDAIAAAMSFPDYFGHNLDALYDMLTDLSWLPAGEHVLIWTGSDALRKADPKTYLAIRSVLSDAQRALGPSGGKADSWRLTVVLADS, encoded by the coding sequence GTGACGGCCGGGGGCGAGGCGAAGGCCGCCGCGGACGAGGCCTTCGCGAGGGGCGCGTACCCCCACGTGGTGAACGGCGCAACGGCCGACAAAGCGGCCACGCTGGACGCGATCGCGGCGGCGATGTCGTTCCCGGACTACTTCGGGCACAACCTGGACGCCCTGTACGACATGTTGACGGACCTGTCGTGGCTGCCGGCCGGCGAGCACGTGCTGATCTGGACCGGGTCGGACGCGTTGCGGAAAGCGGATCCGAAGACGTACCTGGCGATCCGGAGCGTGTTGTCGGACGCTCAGCGGGCGCTGGGGCCGTCGGGCGGGAAAGCCGATTCCTGGCGGCTGACAGTGGTTCTGGCCGACTCCTGA